One Bacillus amyloliquefaciens DSM 7 = ATCC 23350 DNA window includes the following coding sequences:
- a CDS encoding non-ribosomal peptide synthetase, translating into MSQFSKDQVQDMYYLSPMQEGMLFHTLLNPGQSFYIEQMTMKVKGDFSVRMLEESMNVIVDRYDIFRTVFIHEKVKRPVQVVLKKRTFHIDEIDLTHLSESEQMTAINEYKEKDKVKGFQLTRDIPMRAAVFKKADKRYEWVWSYHHILLDGWCFGVVVQDLFQVYNALRENKPYSLKPVKPYKEYIKWLEKQDKQASLSYWGGYLADFEGQTTFAEQRNKQKAEYQPKELLFSLPEAETKAFTELAKSQHTTLSTALQAVWSLILGRYQRTDDVMFGTVVSGRPADIKGVEHMVGLFINVVPKRVRLTDGMNFKDLLRHLQEQSLESEPHQYVPLYDIQSQASQQKLIDHIIVFENYPLQDADSKEARQNGFEMEDVHVFEKSNYDLNVMASPGEQMLIKLAYNESVFDEAFISRLKSQLLTAISYIVQHPEAPLHTVNIIDEAEEKRLVTDLNPSRLSAEAKKLTDWFRQAAEANPDAPAVTAGETTLTYRELHEESNRLAHRLQKQGIGKGSVAALFVKRSCEMAAGILGILKAGAAYLPIDPEYPEDRIAYMLEDSKAGCIVTHQALYAEAEKLPNAGSLMCIDGEDGLDAPSDEPEASGGADMPAYIMYTSGTTGKPKGNVTTHANIQRIAKHTNYISISETDTVLSLSNYAFDGFTFDFYGSLLNGARLVIADKDTILNTEKLTELIVSEGITVMFVTTALFNVLTDAGGEWMKGLRHILFGGERASAAHVRKALRIMGPGRLIHVYGPTEVTVFATAHTIHDIPESMSAVPIGRPLNETGAYILTETGRLQPFGAVGELTLTGMGVSNGYLNREDLTKQKFIPNPFKPGERLYRTGDLARWLPDGTIEFAGRIDDQVKIRGHRIELEEIEKQIQAYQGIKEAVAAVSRNESGDAYIDAYLVCSAEIDTNGLEVFLSRQLPAYMVPQSFTILEKLPLTPNGKVNKRLLPKAEPKQRTDKDQTPPRNETEERIARIWAEVLGTESIGIHDDFFALGGHSLKAMTAASRIKKELGTDIPVKLLFEAPTIAGIADFLLHGEEKGMKDLTIMNKDQSDTLFAFPPVLGYGLMYQPLAKQLSGCRICAFDFIEEDNRIDRYTELINQLQPEGPIKLFGYSAGCTLAFETAKRLEAEGREVERLIMVDSYKKQGVSDLDGRTVESDVQALMKVNRDNEALNNEAVKEGLAKKTNAFYSYFVHTVSTGTVNADIDLLTSEPDFAMPPWLASWEEATTGEYRVKKGCGTHAEMLQGDCLERNAAHLLEFLRNEHLKLTTSR; encoded by the coding sequence ATGAGCCAATTCAGCAAGGATCAAGTTCAGGATATGTATTATTTGTCGCCGATGCAGGAGGGAATGCTGTTTCATACTCTCCTGAATCCCGGCCAAAGCTTTTACATCGAACAAATGACAATGAAAGTAAAAGGTGATTTTTCCGTCAGGATGCTGGAAGAAAGCATGAACGTCATTGTGGACCGGTACGATATTTTTCGTACCGTGTTCATCCATGAAAAAGTCAAACGCCCGGTGCAGGTCGTCCTGAAAAAAAGAACTTTTCATATTGACGAAATCGATCTGACACATCTTTCTGAAAGCGAACAGATGACCGCCATCAATGAGTATAAAGAGAAAGATAAGGTGAAAGGATTCCAGCTGACCCGTGACATTCCGATGCGTGCCGCCGTCTTCAAAAAAGCGGATAAGCGCTATGAATGGGTATGGAGCTATCACCATATTCTGCTTGACGGCTGGTGCTTCGGCGTCGTCGTTCAAGACTTATTTCAAGTTTATAATGCTTTAAGAGAAAACAAGCCTTACAGTTTAAAACCGGTCAAGCCTTATAAAGAGTATATTAAATGGCTGGAAAAACAGGACAAGCAGGCATCACTCAGCTACTGGGGCGGCTATTTGGCAGATTTCGAGGGTCAGACGACGTTCGCCGAGCAAAGGAACAAACAGAAAGCCGAATATCAGCCGAAGGAACTGCTTTTCTCCCTGCCCGAAGCGGAAACAAAAGCGTTCACGGAGCTCGCCAAATCACAGCATACGACTCTCAGTACGGCGCTTCAAGCCGTCTGGAGCCTGATACTGGGCCGCTATCAGCGCACGGATGATGTCATGTTCGGTACAGTCGTGTCCGGACGTCCCGCGGATATTAAAGGCGTTGAGCATATGGTCGGACTGTTTATCAATGTTGTGCCGAAGCGGGTCCGTCTCACTGACGGCATGAATTTCAAAGATTTGCTCAGACATCTTCAGGAGCAGTCGCTGGAGTCAGAGCCGCATCAATATGTCCCGCTTTATGACATACAAAGCCAGGCTTCCCAGCAGAAACTGATTGACCATATCATCGTCTTTGAAAACTATCCGCTTCAAGACGCTGACAGCAAAGAAGCACGGCAGAACGGGTTTGAAATGGAAGATGTCCACGTCTTTGAAAAATCAAACTACGATCTGAATGTCATGGCGTCGCCGGGTGAACAAATGCTGATCAAGCTGGCTTACAACGAAAGTGTTTTTGACGAAGCGTTTATCAGCAGGCTGAAATCGCAATTGCTGACAGCCATCAGCTATATCGTACAGCATCCGGAAGCGCCCCTGCATACGGTGAATATCATAGATGAGGCTGAAGAGAAACGGCTTGTCACAGACCTTAATCCGTCCCGTCTGTCTGCCGAGGCGAAAAAGCTGACGGATTGGTTCCGTCAGGCGGCTGAAGCAAATCCTGACGCGCCGGCAGTAACAGCCGGAGAAACAACGCTGACTTACCGGGAACTTCATGAAGAATCAAACCGTCTCGCGCACCGTTTACAAAAACAAGGAATCGGAAAAGGATCAGTAGCCGCTTTGTTTGTAAAGCGTTCTTGTGAGATGGCCGCAGGAATTCTCGGCATTTTAAAAGCGGGCGCGGCATACCTGCCGATCGATCCGGAGTACCCGGAAGACCGGATCGCCTACATGCTTGAAGACAGCAAAGCCGGCTGCATCGTGACGCATCAAGCGCTGTATGCGGAAGCTGAGAAGCTGCCAAATGCGGGAAGCCTGATGTGCATTGACGGAGAAGACGGGCTTGATGCCCCTTCTGATGAACCGGAAGCATCCGGCGGCGCCGATATGCCGGCATATATCATGTACACGTCAGGAACAACGGGCAAACCGAAGGGCAATGTGACCACACATGCCAATATTCAAAGAATCGCCAAACACACAAACTATATCAGCATATCCGAAACGGATACGGTGCTCTCTCTTTCCAACTATGCCTTTGACGGTTTCACCTTCGATTTTTACGGATCGCTTTTAAACGGAGCAAGGCTCGTCATTGCGGATAAGGACACCATTTTGAATACTGAAAAGCTGACTGAGCTGATCGTTTCAGAAGGCATCACCGTCATGTTTGTCACAACCGCGCTGTTTAATGTGCTGACAGACGCGGGTGGCGAGTGGATGAAAGGGCTCCGGCATATCCTATTCGGCGGAGAACGCGCTTCCGCGGCCCATGTCAGAAAAGCGCTCCGCATCATGGGGCCGGGCAGACTCATTCACGTGTACGGGCCGACTGAAGTGACCGTGTTCGCAACGGCTCATACCATTCATGACATTCCTGAATCCATGTCGGCTGTCCCGATCGGCAGGCCGCTGAATGAAACGGGCGCTTACATTCTCACGGAAACAGGGCGGCTGCAGCCATTCGGAGCGGTCGGTGAATTGACGCTGACCGGAATGGGTGTGTCAAACGGCTATCTCAACCGGGAAGATTTGACGAAGCAAAAATTCATCCCGAATCCATTCAAGCCCGGTGAGCGCCTATACCGCACGGGCGACTTGGCGCGCTGGCTCCCGGACGGCACGATTGAATTTGCCGGCCGTATTGACGATCAAGTCAAAATCCGCGGACACCGTATTGAACTTGAAGAAATTGAAAAGCAGATCCAAGCGTATCAAGGTATTAAAGAAGCTGTTGCAGCCGTCAGCCGCAATGAATCGGGAGACGCTTACATTGATGCATACCTCGTATGCAGCGCTGAAATTGACACGAACGGGCTTGAAGTCTTTTTAAGCAGACAGCTTCCGGCATACATGGTGCCCCAATCGTTCACGATCCTTGAGAAACTCCCGCTCACGCCAAACGGCAAGGTGAACAAACGCCTGCTGCCGAAAGCAGAGCCGAAGCAGCGGACAGACAAAGACCAGACGCCGCCGCGCAACGAAACGGAAGAACGCATCGCCCGCATTTGGGCCGAGGTGCTCGGAACAGAATCAATCGGGATTCATGATGACTTCTTCGCACTCGGAGGCCATTCTTTAAAAGCGATGACCGCGGCGTCACGCATTAAAAAAGAGCTCGGTACGGACATCCCGGTGAAGCTGTTATTCGAAGCGCCGACAATCGCGGGCATTGCCGATTTTCTGCTTCACGGTGAAGAAAAAGGAATGAAAGATCTCACAATCATGAATAAAGATCAGTCTGACACACTGTTTGCATTTCCGCCGGTTCTCGGTTACGGGCTGATGTACCAGCCGCTGGCAAAACAGCTGTCCGGCTGCAGAATCTGTGCGTTCGATTTCATCGAGGAAGACAACCGTATCGACCGATACACTGAGCTGATCAATCAGCTTCAGCCGGAAGGGCCCATCAAGCTGTTCGGATACTCGGCAGGCTGCACGCTCGCCTTTGAAACCGCCAAACGGCTTGAAGCCGAAGGCCGTGAAGTGGAGCGGCTGATCATGGTGGATTCCTATAAAAAACAAGGCGTCAGCGACTTGGATGGCCGCACCGTAGAAAGTGATGTTCAGGCGCTGATGAAGGTGAACCGGGACAATGAAGCGCTGAATAACGAAGCCGTCAAAGAAGGGCTCGCCAAAAAAACAAACGCATTTTATTCTTATTTCGTGCACACCGTCAGCACCGGCACGGTCAACGCGGATATAGATCTTTTAACATCAGAACCGGACTTTGCGATGCCGCCGTGGCTCGCTTCGTGGGAGGAAGCCACGACAGGTGAATACCGTGTGAAAAAAGGCTGCGGCACTCACGCAGAAATGCTTCAGGGAGATTGTCTCGAAAGGAATGCGGCACATTTGCTCGAATTCCTAAGGAATGAACATCTGAAGCTGACAACTTCACGATAG
- the srfAD gene encoding surfactin biosynthesis thioesterase SrfAD: MVQLFKSFDTTEKTQLICFPFAGGYSASFRPLHTYLQGECEMLAAEPPGHGTNQMSAVEDFEQLVSLYKQELNLSPDRPFVLFGHSMGGMVAFRLAQKLEREGIYPQAVIISAIQPPHAERKKVSHLDDEKFLAHIIELGGMPQELVENKEVMSFFLPSFRSDYRALESFRPSDSHIIQSPVHIFNGRKDHKCIRDADGWKKWAANPIFHEFSDGHMFILSETEKVAERIYEIINRSTAGQLL; encoded by the coding sequence ATGGTCCAGCTCTTTAAATCGTTCGATACGACAGAAAAAACGCAGCTCATCTGTTTTCCGTTCGCAGGAGGCTATTCCGCATCATTCCGCCCGCTCCACACCTATCTTCAGGGTGAGTGTGAGATGCTTGCCGCGGAACCGCCGGGACACGGAACAAATCAAATGTCCGCCGTTGAAGATTTTGAGCAGCTCGTCAGCTTGTACAAGCAGGAGTTGAATCTCAGTCCTGACCGCCCGTTTGTGCTGTTCGGCCACAGTATGGGGGGCATGGTCGCTTTCAGGCTGGCGCAAAAGCTGGAGCGGGAAGGCATTTACCCGCAGGCCGTGATCATCTCAGCCATCCAGCCGCCGCATGCGGAAAGGAAAAAAGTTTCTCATCTTGATGATGAAAAATTTCTCGCCCATATTATCGAGCTTGGCGGAATGCCGCAGGAGTTAGTGGAAAATAAGGAGGTCATGTCATTTTTCCTGCCTTCTTTCAGATCCGACTACCGCGCGCTTGAAAGCTTCCGCCCGTCTGATTCTCACATCATTCAATCACCCGTCCATATTTTTAATGGGCGGAAGGATCATAAATGTATCAGAGATGCGGACGGATGGAAAAAATGGGCCGCAAATCCCATATTCCATGAGTTTTCGGACGGCCACATGTTCATTTTAAGTGAAACTGAAAAAGTGGCGGAACGAATTTATGAGATTATTAACAGGAGCACTGCAGGCCAATTGTTATAA
- a CDS encoding aminotransferase class I/II-fold pyridoxal phosphate-dependent enzyme produces the protein MNDAAKELNRTLSDENPHVLHMLSDLGKDLFYPKGVLTQSAEAKAKAGKYNATIGIATSQGESMHFSHIQETLSAYNPDDIYDYAPPQGKEPLRQEWLKKMRLENPSLAGKDISTPIVTNALTHGLSIATDLFVNEGDTLLLPDKYWGNYNFIFGVRRKASIETYPLFQQDGRFNAAGLSELLKKQEEKAIVVLNFPNNPTGYTPGEEEALEIVSVILEAAEAGKEIVVLVDDAYYNLFYDETAIQESIFSKLAQVHDRVLCVKIDGATKENYAWGFRVGFITYSTKSEKALRVLEEKTKGIIRGTISSAPHPSQTFMLRAMQSPEYEKEKSLKYNIMKKRADKVKAVLAENKHYEDVWTPYPFNSGYFMCVRLKDINAGELRVSLLEKRGIGTISINETDLRIAFSCVEEEHIADLFEEIYQEAKQLQKQAELSG, from the coding sequence ATGAATGATGCAGCTAAAGAGCTGAACAGAACATTATCTGATGAAAACCCGCACGTGCTTCATATGCTTTCTGATTTGGGCAAAGATTTGTTTTATCCGAAAGGGGTGCTGACGCAATCGGCGGAAGCGAAAGCCAAGGCCGGAAAGTATAATGCCACAATCGGAATCGCCACCTCACAAGGAGAGTCCATGCACTTTTCCCATATACAAGAGACATTGTCCGCCTATAACCCCGATGATATCTACGATTATGCTCCGCCGCAGGGAAAAGAGCCGCTCAGACAGGAATGGCTGAAAAAAATGCGTCTCGAAAATCCTTCATTAGCCGGCAAAGACATCAGCACGCCGATCGTGACAAACGCTTTGACACACGGGCTGAGCATTGCCACCGACTTGTTCGTCAATGAAGGGGATACGCTGCTTCTGCCTGATAAATATTGGGGAAATTACAACTTCATTTTCGGTGTCCGGCGCAAGGCATCTATTGAGACGTACCCGCTTTTTCAGCAGGATGGGCGTTTTAATGCGGCTGGTCTGTCCGAGCTGCTGAAAAAGCAGGAAGAGAAGGCGATTGTCGTGCTGAATTTCCCGAATAATCCGACAGGCTATACGCCGGGGGAAGAGGAAGCGTTAGAAATCGTCAGCGTGATTCTGGAGGCAGCGGAGGCCGGCAAAGAGATTGTCGTACTCGTAGACGATGCGTATTACAATTTGTTTTACGATGAAACGGCCATTCAGGAATCCATCTTCAGCAAACTCGCCCAAGTGCATGACAGGGTGCTTTGCGTGAAAATAGACGGAGCCACAAAGGAAAATTACGCGTGGGGCTTCCGCGTCGGTTTTATTACGTACAGCACAAAAAGCGAAAAAGCGCTGCGCGTGCTCGAGGAAAAAACAAAAGGAATTATCAGAGGAACGATTTCAAGCGCTCCGCATCCGTCCCAAACATTCATGCTGCGGGCGATGCAGTCACCGGAATATGAGAAAGAAAAATCACTGAAATACAACATCATGAAAAAACGGGCTGACAAAGTGAAAGCCGTTCTTGCAGAAAACAAGCACTATGAAGACGTATGGACGCCTTATCCGTTTAACTCAGGCTATTTCATGTGTGTCCGGCTGAAAGACATAAACGCCGGCGAATTGAGAGTGTCATTGCTTGAAAAGAGAGGAATCGGGACGATATCCATTAATGAAACGGATTTGCGAATCGCGTTTTCATGCGTTGAAGAAGAACACATCGCGGATTTGTTTGAAGAAATTTATCAAGAAGCAAAGCAGCTTCAGAAACAGGCGGAACTATCCGGCTGA
- a CDS encoding 4'-phosphopantetheinyl transferase family protein, whose product MKIYGVYMDRPLSPKEEDRMMAAVSAEKREKCRRFYHKEDAHRTLLGDMLIRTIAGRAYGLNPAAIVFSVQEYGKPYIPALPDLHFNISHSGRWIVCAVDSKPIGIDIEKMKPGTIDIAKRFFSPSEYSDLQAKDPDRQTDYFYHLWSMKESFIKQAGKGLSLPLDSFSVRLEEDGRVSIELPDGHEPCFIRTYDADEEYKLAVCAAHPDFCDGIEMKTYEELL is encoded by the coding sequence ATGAAGATTTACGGAGTATATATGGACCGCCCGCTTTCTCCAAAGGAAGAGGATCGGATGATGGCGGCTGTGTCCGCTGAAAAGCGGGAAAAATGCCGGCGCTTTTATCATAAAGAGGATGCTCACCGCACCTTGCTGGGCGACATGCTCATCCGCACCATTGCGGGGAGGGCTTACGGACTTAATCCGGCTGCGATTGTATTCAGCGTCCAGGAGTACGGAAAGCCGTATATCCCCGCGCTTCCGGACTTGCACTTTAATATTTCCCATTCCGGGCGCTGGATCGTCTGTGCCGTTGATTCAAAACCGATCGGTATCGATATTGAAAAAATGAAGCCCGGCACGATTGATATAGCGAAACGTTTTTTCTCGCCTTCAGAGTACAGTGATCTGCAAGCGAAAGATCCCGATCGGCAGACCGATTATTTTTATCACCTGTGGTCAATGAAAGAAAGCTTTATCAAACAGGCCGGAAAAGGGCTTTCCCTGCCGCTTGATTCATTCAGCGTCCGCCTTGAAGAGGACGGCCGCGTGTCCATTGAACTCCCGGACGGACATGAACCTTGTTTCATCCGCACATATGATGCGGACGAAGAATATAAGCTGGCGGTTTGTGCGGCTCATCCCGATTTTTGTGACGGGATTGAGATGAAAACGTATGAAGAGCTGCTGTAA
- a CDS encoding YczE/YyaS/YitT family protein produces MKREFVMRWTFYFAGLLILSFGVSLTIKGKALGISPWDAFHYGLFQHFGLSVGQWSIVVGAVIVALTCLFTRTLPKIGAILNMLMMGMFIDFFSFLLPEAHAFSLAAVFFSFGLLLIGCGVGIYVSAGLGAGPRDSLMLLISEKTGWNVQWVRNGIELTILAAAWTMGGPIGAGTIITAVLTGLILRFSLPQSSKLLTYAIYGRAASVH; encoded by the coding sequence TTGAAGCGGGAATTCGTGATGCGCTGGACGTTTTATTTTGCCGGTCTGTTGATTTTGTCTTTCGGGGTATCTTTAACCATTAAAGGAAAAGCTCTCGGCATCAGCCCTTGGGATGCCTTTCATTATGGGCTTTTTCAGCATTTCGGTCTTTCCGTCGGGCAATGGTCCATCGTGGTCGGCGCGGTGATCGTCGCTTTAACCTGCCTGTTCACGAGAACGCTCCCGAAAATCGGCGCCATCTTGAATATGCTGATGATGGGAATGTTTATTGATTTTTTTTCATTTCTGCTTCCTGAAGCGCACGCTTTTTCCTTAGCGGCCGTGTTTTTTTCTTTCGGATTGCTGCTGATCGGCTGCGGCGTCGGTATTTACGTATCGGCCGGGCTCGGCGCGGGCCCCCGGGACTCTCTGATGCTGCTGATTTCTGAAAAAACGGGCTGGAACGTGCAATGGGTGCGGAACGGCATTGAACTGACGATTCTTGCCGCAGCCTGGACGATGGGCGGACCGATCGGAGCCGGAACCATTATTACGGCTGTTTTGACCGGGCTGATTCTGCGTTTTTCTTTGCCACAATCCTCTAAACTGTTAACATATGCGATCTACGGGCGGGCAGCGTCCGTTCATTAA
- the tcyC gene encoding cystine ABC transporter ATP-binding protein TcyC codes for MLSVKGLNKSFGQNEILKKIDMEIEKGKVIAILGPSGSGKTTLLRCLNALEIPNHGELAFSDFSIDFSKKVKQADILRLRRKSGMVFQAYHLFPHRTALENVMEGPIQVQKRDKEQVRKEAIELLEKVGLKDKMNLYPFQLSGGQQQRVGIARALAIQPELMLFDEPTSALDPELVGEVLKVIKDLANEGWTMVVVTHEIKFAQEVADEVIFIDGGVIVEQGPPAQIFSAPKEERTQRFLNRILNPL; via the coding sequence ATGCTTTCTGTTAAAGGATTAAATAAATCATTCGGCCAGAATGAAATTTTAAAAAAGATAGATATGGAGATAGAAAAAGGGAAAGTCATCGCCATTCTGGGACCGTCCGGTTCAGGAAAAACGACGCTTCTGCGCTGTCTGAACGCGCTTGAGATTCCCAATCACGGCGAGCTGGCATTCTCCGATTTTTCAATAGATTTCTCCAAAAAAGTGAAGCAGGCTGATATCCTTCGCCTCCGCCGCAAATCAGGCATGGTCTTTCAGGCGTATCATCTGTTTCCTCACCGCACGGCACTTGAGAACGTCATGGAAGGACCCATTCAAGTGCAAAAGCGCGACAAAGAGCAAGTCAGAAAAGAAGCGATTGAGCTTCTTGAAAAAGTCGGACTGAAAGACAAAATGAATTTATATCCGTTCCAGCTTTCCGGCGGTCAGCAGCAGCGTGTCGGCATCGCCCGCGCGCTTGCGATTCAGCCTGAGCTGATGCTGTTTGACGAACCGACGTCAGCGCTTGACCCGGAGCTGGTCGGCGAGGTGCTCAAAGTTATTAAGGATTTGGCGAATGAAGGCTGGACGATGGTTGTCGTCACGCATGAAATCAAATTCGCGCAGGAAGTGGCCGATGAAGTCATCTTCATTGACGGCGGCGTCATTGTGGAACAAGGACCGCCGGCCCAAATTTTTTCCGCGCCGAAAGAAGAACGCACGCAGCGGTTTTTGAATCGTATACTGAATCCTTTGTAG
- a CDS encoding amino acid ABC transporter permease, translating into MFLSNMPEPVIAAAIPWDLVQQSFWPILSGGIYYSIPLTILSFIFGMIIALITALARMSNMKPLRWVFSVYVSAVRGTPLLVQLFIIFYLFPTFNITLDPFPSAVIAFSLNVGAYASEIIRASISSVPKGQWEAGYTIGMTYRKTLFRVILPQAFRVSIPPLSNTFISLIKDTSLASQILVAELFRKAQEIGAQNLDQILVIYIEAAFIYWIICFLLSIVQLVIERRLDRYVAK; encoded by the coding sequence ATGTTTCTAAGTAACATGCCTGAGCCCGTGATTGCGGCAGCCATTCCATGGGATCTGGTGCAGCAGTCATTCTGGCCGATTCTTTCCGGGGGAATCTATTACTCGATTCCCCTTACCATTCTTTCCTTTATTTTCGGAATGATCATCGCGCTGATTACGGCGCTCGCCAGAATGTCAAATATGAAACCATTGAGATGGGTGTTCAGCGTATATGTATCAGCGGTGCGCGGCACTCCTCTTCTCGTTCAATTGTTCATCATTTTTTATCTGTTCCCGACCTTTAATATTACACTGGACCCTTTCCCAAGCGCTGTCATCGCATTTTCACTAAACGTAGGCGCCTATGCTTCTGAAATCATTCGGGCATCTATTTCATCCGTGCCGAAAGGGCAATGGGAAGCCGGTTATACGATCGGCATGACCTATCGCAAGACATTGTTCCGCGTGATCCTGCCGCAGGCGTTTCGCGTGTCCATTCCGCCATTATCAAATACATTTATCAGCCTGATCAAGGATACATCTCTCGCGTCACAGATTCTCGTCGCGGAGCTGTTCAGGAAAGCCCAGGAAATCGGCGCGCAAAACCTTGATCAGATCTTGGTCATCTATATTGAAGCCGCCTTTATTTATTGGATCATCTGCTTCTTGCTGTCAATCGTACAGCTTGTGATCGAACGGCGTCTCGACCGTTATGTGGCCAAATAA
- the tcyA gene encoding cystine ABC transporter substrate-binding lipoprotein TcyA, whose translation MKKALLALFMMVSIAVLAACGNSQDSGSKSKDGDLWASVKKKGVLTVGTEGTYEPFTFHDKKTDKLTGYDVEVIQEVAKRLGLKADFKETQWDSMFAGLNAKRFDVVANQVGKTGRENQYDFSDKYTTSNAVVVTKKDSTIAKEADVKGKTAAQSLTSNYNKLAKEAGAKIEGVEGMAQSLQLIQQGRADLTYNDKLAVLNYLKTSGNKNVKIAFEAGQPQQTYFAFRKGSGELVTHVNKALKEMKEDGTLSKIAKKWFGEDVSK comes from the coding sequence ATTAAAAAAGCATTATTGGCTTTATTCATGATGGTCAGCATCGCGGTGCTTGCAGCCTGCGGAAACTCACAGGACAGCGGATCTAAGTCAAAAGACGGCGATCTTTGGGCTTCTGTCAAGAAAAAAGGCGTACTGACCGTCGGTACAGAAGGAACGTATGAACCATTTACCTTCCATGATAAAAAGACTGACAAACTGACCGGTTATGATGTTGAGGTTATTCAAGAAGTCGCGAAACGCCTCGGTCTGAAAGCTGACTTCAAAGAAACGCAATGGGACAGCATGTTTGCCGGATTAAATGCTAAACGGTTTGACGTCGTCGCTAACCAAGTCGGCAAAACAGGCCGTGAGAACCAATATGATTTTTCTGATAAATACACAACGTCAAATGCCGTCGTCGTGACGAAAAAAGACAGCACGATTGCGAAAGAAGCTGATGTCAAAGGAAAGACAGCGGCTCAATCATTAACAAGCAATTACAATAAATTAGCTAAAGAAGCCGGCGCGAAAATTGAAGGCGTTGAAGGCATGGCTCAATCCCTTCAGCTCATTCAGCAGGGCCGGGCTGATCTGACTTACAACGATAAGCTTGCCGTACTGAACTACTTAAAAACGTCCGGTAATAAGAACGTGAAAATCGCGTTTGAAGCAGGCCAGCCGCAACAAACTTATTTCGCATTCCGAAAAGGAAGCGGCGAACTTGTGACTCACGTCAACAAAGCGTTAAAAGAAATGAAAGAGGACGGGACTCTTTCTAAAATAGCTAAAAAATGGTTCGGCGAAGATGTTTCTAAGTAA